DNA from Luteolibacter yonseiensis:
TTGCGCAACGAGCTCCGGATTTCCTCCGTGGCCTGACGGCTTTTCAACGCAGCCAGAGCGTTGAGGATCTCGGGTTTTGCCTGCTCGAAGGTGCGCGGCCCGGCGGGTTGGCGGGCCGTCACTTCGACGAGATGCCAGCCCAGTTTGGTGCGGAACAGGGTTGGCTTGTTCACTTCCAGTGAGAAGGCCGGGACCGAGAAATCTTCGGGCAGGCGGGACGCCGTCATCCAACCGAGCGCGCCACCGTTTTCTTTGGTGGCGGGATCTTCGCTGAGTTCCCTCGCGAGGGTGGCGAAATCCTTTTTCTTTTCGGTGAGTTCGACGAGTGCCGCGTCGAGTTTCTGCTTCGCCTCCTCCGGCGGGTGATCGAGAGTGGGGATGAAGATGTGGCGGGCATCGATGCGTTCCGGCAGGGCGACCGCGGCCTGGTTCCGCTCGAACCATTCCCGGGCTTCCTCATCGGTGACGCGGCTGGAAGGTGCCAGCCTGAGTGCGAGGAATTTTTCCTGCCGGATGCGTGCGGCGAGCCGGTCGCGGAGGTCCTGCTCGCTCGGGATGCCCTGGGTTTTCATCGCCGTTTCGAGAGCTCCCTTGGTCTCGAAGCGGCCGACCAAGCGGCGGAGGCGTTCGTTGATCTCCTCAGGGGTGACGGGAAGTTGCGCGGCCAGCGCCTTGACCTGGAGACGGAGCAGTTCGTGGTCGATGAGTTCCTGGAGCGCCGTCTCTCTGGCTGCCTTGAGCTCTTCCGGTTTGAGGGACGCCGGGGTTTTTCCGTCAAGCCAGAGCGA
Protein-coding regions in this window:
- a CDS encoding peptidylprolyl isomerase, which produces MKVLPRLILLAAAGYLIADGFVFKGPVSRWAGSIISPASAPLAARVDGHPITISQLDRALAESLWLDGKTPASLKPEELKAARETALQELIDHELLRLQVKALAAQLPVTPEEINERLRRLVGRFETKGALETAMKTQGIPSEQDLRDRLAARIRQEKFLALRLAPSSRVTDEEAREWFERNQAAVALPERIDARHIFIPTLDHPPEEAKQKLDAALVELTEKKKDFATLARELSEDPATKENGGALGWMTASRLPEDFSVPAFSLEVNKPTLFRTKLGWHLVEVTARQPAGPRTFEQAKPEILNALAALKSRQATEEIRSSLRKSGSGKIEVF